A window of Caretta caretta isolate rCarCar2 chromosome 13, rCarCar1.hap1, whole genome shotgun sequence contains these coding sequences:
- the LOC125629472 gene encoding olfactory receptor 10A7-like, with amino-acid sequence MNLNRTVVTEFLLLGFSTSPEREVLLFVALLAIYLVTVVGNLLIILVTLVNPTLHTSMYFFLSNLSALEVGYTSVTIPRMLVSLISGDKRISFAGCAMQMCFFLCFGSTESSFLAIMAYDRYVAICNPLCYPMIMNKKVCVLLAATSWTIGIPAQIVQTGLVFTLPFCSSKEINHFFCDPAPLLLLACVDTSMNESLTYIMVIFFGMVPFALILLSYIRIIATILMMPSAEGKRKTFSTCSSHLIVVALFYGSGILLYLQPRSSEFPDSGKLLSLFYTVLPAMLNPFIYSLRNRDIQTALKRNTWHKMVPR; translated from the coding sequence ATGAATTTGAATCGAACGGTGGTAACTGAGTTTCTTCTCTTGGGATTTTCTACCTCTCCAGAGAGGGAGGTTTTACTCTTTGTGGCACTGttagccatttatctggtcactgtggTGGGAAACCTCCTCATTATCCTTGTAACTTTGGTGAATCCCACCCTTCACACCtccatgtactttttcctctcTAATTTGTCTGCCTTAGAGGTCGGTTACACCTCGGTCACTATCCCTAGAATGCTGGTGAGCCTCATCTCAGGGGACAAACGCATCTCCTTTGCCGGCTGTGCCATGCAAATGTGCTTCTTCCTTTGCTTCGGGAGCACAGAGTCTTCCTTTCTGGCCATCATGGCATATGACCGCTACGTGGCAATATGCAACCCCCTGTGTTATCCCATGATTATGAACAAGAAGGTGTGTGTCCTGCTGgcagccacttcctggacaatcGGCATCCCGGCCCAGATAGTGCAGACCGGTTTGGTGTTCACCTTACCCTTCTGTAGCTCCAAAGAGatcaaccatttcttctgtgacccGGCCCCTCTGCTGTTGCTGGCCTGTGTTGATACCTCCATGAATGAATCCTTGACTTACATTATGGTCATTTTCTTTGGAATGGTGCCCTTTGCTCTGATCCTGTTGTCCTACATCCGGATCATTGCCACCATCCTCATGATGCCATCAGCTGAGGGTAAGAGGAAaaccttctccacctgctcctcccacctcattGTTGTGGCTTTATTCTATGGTTCTGGCATCCTCCTTTATTTACAGCCCAGGTCCAGTGAATTTCCAGACAGCGGTAAACTTCTCTCcctgttttacactgttttgccTGCCATGTTGAACCCTTttatctacagcctgaggaacagggATATCCAAACTGCACTGAAGAGAAATACGTGGCATAAAATGGTTCCTCGCTAG
- the LOC125629474 gene encoding olfactory receptor 5AP2-like, whose product MGKGEGENQTSITEFILLGFGNVPELQVLLLLLLPVIYVVTVAGNILIIVLVASDQHLHTPMYFFLGNLSCLETCYISIILPRLLASLLTGNRTISLSCNDTNLVILVSFILCSIEVLSTFILTVTSYISIITTILRIPSTTGRKKAFSTCSSHLMVVTIFFGTLIIVYMLPDVAVLRDLNKVLSVFYTVLTPLANPLIYSLRNREVKEAMRKVIQTMRHSQKFRWIDR is encoded by the exons ATGgggaaaggagaaggggaaaatcAAACGTCGATCACTGAGTTCATCCTCTTAGGATTTGGGAATGTCCCAGAACTGCAGGttcttctcctcctgctgcttccAGTGATCTACGTGGTGACCGTGGCTGGGAACATCCTCATCATTGTGCTAGTTGCCTctgatcagcaccttcacacccccatgtacttcttcctggggaacttgtcctgcttAGAGACCTGCTACATCTCCATCATCCTGCCCAGgctgctggccagtctcctgacgGGGAACAGAACCATCTCA CTTTCTTGTAATGATACTAACTTGGTCATACTGGTGAGTTTCATACTCTGCTCCATAGAGGTGCTTTCCACATTTATATTAACAGTAACATCCTATATTTCAATCATCAccaccatcctgagaatcccttccaccaccgggaggaaaaaagcattttccacctgctcctctcacctcatggTGGTGACAATTTTCTTTGGGACCCTGATCATTGTCTATATGCTCCCAGACGTTGCTGTACTGAGAGACCTGAACAAAGTGCTTTCTGTCTTCTACACTGTCCTGACTCCCCTGGccaaccccctcatctacagcctgagaaacagagaggtcAAGGAAGCCATGAGGAAAGTCATCCAAACTATGCGGCACTCACAAAAATTCAGATGGATTGACCGATAG